The Benincasa hispida cultivar B227 chromosome 9, ASM972705v1, whole genome shotgun sequence genome has a segment encoding these proteins:
- the LOC120085095 gene encoding 7-deoxyloganetin glucosyltransferase: protein MGSISISEKPHAVCIPYPAQGHINPMLKLAKLLHSHGFHITFVNTDFNHHRLLKSRGPTALDGLSSFRFESIPDGLPPTDVDATQDIPSLCQSTRRLCLQPFKQLVSKLNCSPNVPRVSCIVSDGVMSFTLDVAEELGVPEVLFWTTSACGFLAYVHYQQLVDRGYTPFKDESYLSNKEYLDTKIDWIPGMKDIRLRDIPTFIRTTDPEDGMIDFILSETKRAKRASAIVLNTTASLEQAALEAVSSLLPPVFSIGPLQLLLEQQVDDSELKSLGSNLWKEDRTCLQWLDQMSPNSVVYVNFGSITVMTEDQLKEFAWGLANSEQTFLWVIRPDLVAGETAVLPPEFVEATKERGMLANWCPQEEVLKHPAIGGFLTHSGWNSTLESIVSGVPMICWPFFAEQQTNCRYCCTEWGIGMEIDSNVKRQEIEKQVKELMGGEKGKEMRNRAQQWKKLAADAAVPHSGSSWQNLDNLIHKVLLQSP from the exons atggGTTCTATTTCCATTTCTGAAAAACCCCATGCTGTTTGCATTCCATATCCGGCTCAAGGCCATATCAACCCCATGCTGAAGCTAGCCAAGCTTCTCCATTCCCATGGCTTTCACATCACCTTCGTCAACACCGACTTCAACCACCATCGTCTCCTCAAGTCCCGAGGCCCCACCGCTCTCGATGGTCTTTCGTCATTTCGATTCGAGTCCATTCCCGATGGTCTTCCCCCGACCGACGTCGACGCCACTCAAGATATTCCGTCGTTGTGCCAGTCGACGAGACGGTTGTGCTTGCAACCCTTTAAGCAGCTCGTTTCAAAGCTGAATTGTTCTCCCAATGTTCCAAGGGTGAGTTGTATTGTGTCTGATGGGGTTATGAGCTTTACCCTCGACGTGGCAGAGGAGCTTGGAGTTCCTGAAGTTTTGTTTTGGACAACTAGTGCATGTGGGTTTTTGGCTTATGTTCATTATCAACAACTTGTTGACAGAGGATACACTCCTTTCAAAG ATGAAAGCTATTTAAGCAACAAGGAATATTTGGATACAAAAATAGATTGGATTCCAGGAATGAAAGATATTCGATTAAGGGATATTCCAACATTTATTAGAACAACAGATCCCGAAGATGGAATGATTGATTTCATATTAAGTGAAACAAAAAGAGCTAAAAGAGCATCAGCCATTGTTTTGAACACAACAGCTTCATTAGAACAAGCAGCTTTGGAAGCTGTTTCTTCTTTGTTGCCTCCTGTTTTCTCAATTGGTCCTCTTCAACTTCTCCTTGAACAACAAGTTGATGATTCTGAATTGAAGTCTCTTGGATCCAACTTGTGGAAAGAAGACAGAACTTGCCTTCAATGGCTTGACCAAATGTCCCCTAACTCCGTCGTTTACGTCAACTTCG GAAGCATCACAGTAATGACCGAAGATCAATTGAAGGAATTTGCGTGGGGACTCGCAAACAGTGAACAAACATTTTTATGGGTCATTAGGCCGGATCTAGTGGCGGGGGAGACGGCGGTGCTACCACCGGAGTTCGTGGAGGCGACGAAAGAAAGAGGGATGTTAGCAAACTGGTGTCCGCAAGAAGAGGTTCTAAAACATCCGGCGATCGGCGGGTTTTTGACTCACAGCGGATGGAATTCGACATTGGAAAGCATAGTGAGCGGAGTTCCGATGATTTGCTGGCCGTTCTTCGCCGAACAGCAAACGAATTGTAGATATTGTTGCACAGAATGGGGAATTGGAATGGAAATTGATAGCAATGTTAAACGACAAGAAATCGAGAAGCAGGTTAAGGAGTTAATGGGAggagagaaaggaaaagagatgaGAAACAGAGCTCAACAATGGAAGAAACTGGCGGCCGATGCGGCAGTGCCTCACTCCGGTTCATCTTGGCAAAATCTCGACAATTTGATCCATAAAGTGCTGCTTCAATCTCCTTAA